The following are encoded in a window of Schistocerca cancellata isolate TAMUIC-IGC-003103 unplaced genomic scaffold, iqSchCanc2.1 HiC_scaffold_1150, whole genome shotgun sequence genomic DNA:
- the LOC126159948 gene encoding trophinin-like → MGAAFARSAAIARSAAFARSAAFAMRAASAGSAAFARGGAFPRTAAFARSAAFARSAAFARSAALLRRAGSARSAAIARSAAFARRADFAGSAAFAGSAAFAWSGAFARSAAFAGSAASARSAAFARSTAFARSAAFARSAAIARSAAFARNCCLRKEGCLRKEGCLRRECCLRKG, encoded by the coding sequence atgggtgctgccttcgcaaggagtgctgccatcgcaaggagtgctgccttcgcaaggagtgctgccttcgcaatgagggctgcctctgcagggagtgctgccttcgcaaggggtggtgccttcccaaggactgctgcctttgcaaggagtgctgccttcgcaaggagtgctgccttcgctaggagtgctgcacttctaaggagagctggttccgcaaggagtgctgccatcgctaggagtgctgctttcgcaaggagggctgacttcgcagggagtgctgcctttgcagggagtgctgccttcgcatggagtggtgccttcgcaaggagtgctgccttcgcagggagtgctgcatccgcaaggagtgctgccttcgcaaggagtactgccttcgcaaggagtgctgcatttgcaaggagcgctgccatcgcaaggagtgctgccttcgctaggaattgctgccttcgcaaggagggctgccttcgcaaagagggctgccttcgcagggagtgctgccttcgcaaggggtaa
- the LOC126159949 gene encoding uncharacterized protein LOC126159949, which produces MPSQGVLPSQGVVPSQGVLPSQGVLHSQGVLPPQGVLLSQGVLPSQGVLPSQGVLPSQGVLPSLRVLSSQGGLPSRGGLPSQGVMPSQVVLPSQGVLPLNECCLPTSAAFARSAAFARSAAFARSAAFARSAAFAMRAAFAGSAAFARGGAFAKSAAFARSAAFARSAAFAMRAAFAGSAAFTRGGAFARSAAFARSAAFARRYAFARSAAFARSAALLRRATFARSAAFARSAAFAKRSAFAGSAAFAGSAAFARSGAFARSAAFAGSAASARSAAFARCAAFARSAAFAQSAAFTRSDAFARCAAFAKSDAFASSSAFAGSTAFARSAAFQGVLPSQGVLPSQGVLHPQGVLPSQGVLPSQGVLHLQGALPSQGVLPSLGIAAFARRAASAKRAAFAGSAAFARGNAFASSSAFAGSTAFARSAAFQGVLPSQGVLPLQRVLSSQGVLPSQRGLPMQGVLPSQGELPSQGVLPSQGVLYSKECCLR; this is translated from the coding sequence atgccttcgcagggagtgctgccttcgcaaggggtggtgccttcgcaaggagtgttgccttcgcaaggagtgctgcattcacaaggagtgctgcctccgcaaggagtgctgctttcgcaaggagtactgccttcgcaaggagtactgccttcgcaaggagtgctgccttcacaaggagtgctgccttcgctacgagtgctgtcttcgcaaggagggctgccttcgagaggagggctgccttcgcaaggggtaatgccttcgcaagtagtgctgccttctcagggagtactgcctttgaacgagtgctgccttccaacgagtgctgccttcgcaaggagtgctgccttcgcaaggagtgctgcgttcgcaaggagtgctgccttcgcaaggagtgctgcctttgcaatgagggctgcctttgcagggagtgctgccttcgcaaggggtggtgccttcgcaaagagtgctgccttcgcaaggagtgctgccttcgcaaggagtgctgccttcgcaatgagggctgcctttgctgggagtgctgccttcacaaggggtggtgccttcgcaaggagtgctgcctttgcaaggagtgctgccttcgcaaggagatatgccttcgcaaggagtgctgccttcgctaggagtgctgcccttctaaggagagctaccttcgcaaggagtgctgccttcgctaggagtgctgctttcgcaaagaggtctgccttcgcagggagtgctgcctttgcagggagtgctgccttcgcaaggagtggtgccttcgcaaggagtgctgccttcgcagggagtgctgcatccgcaaggagtgctgccttcgcaaggtgtgctgccttcgcaaggagtgctgcctttgcacagagtgctgccttcacaaggagtgatgccttcgcaaggtgtgctgccttcgcaaagagtgatgccttcgcaagtagttctgctttcgcaggtagtactgcctttgcaaggagtgctgccttccaaggagtgctgccttcgcaaggagtgctgccttcgcagggagtgctgcatccgcaaggagtgctgccatcgcaaggagtactgccttcgcaaggagtgctgcatttgcaaggagcactgccatcgcaaggagtgctgccttcgctaggaattgctgccttcgcaaggagggctgcctccgcaaagagggctgccttcgcagggagtgctgccttcgcaaggggtaatgccttcgcaagtagttctgctttcgcagggagtactgcctttgcaaggagtgctgccttccaaggagtgctgccttcgcaaggtgtgctccctttgcaaagagtgctgtcttcgcaaggagtgctgccttcgcaaagagggctgcctatgcagggagtgctgccgtcgcaaggagagctgccttcacaaggagtgctgccttcgcaaggagtgctgtattccaaggagtgctgccttcgctag
- the LOC126159950 gene encoding uncharacterized protein LOC126159950 → MSAAFARSAAFTRNAAFAWSAAFAQSAAFARSAAFTRSAAFARSAAFARSAAFAQSAAFAGSAAFAQSAASARSAAFAWTVSFARSAAFATIAAFARSAAFARSAAFARSAAFATSAAFAGSAAYAGSAGFARRAAFTRSAAFARSAAFARSAAFARSAAFAHSAAFTRSASFDRVLFSHGVQPSHVVLPSYGVLPLHRDLHSH, encoded by the coding sequence atgagtgctgcctttgcaaggagtgctgccttcacacggaatgcagccttcgcatggagtgctgcttttgctcagagtgctgccttcgcaaggagtgcagccttcacaaggagtgctgccttcgcaaggagtgctgccttcgcaaggagtgctgcctttgcacagagtgctgcctttgcagggagtgctgcctttgcacagagtgctgcctccgcaaggagtgctgcctttgcatggactgtttccttcgcaaggagtgctgcctttgcaacgattgctgccttcgcaaggagtgctgccttcgctaggagtgctgccttcgctaggagtgctgccttcgctacgagtgctgccttcgcagggagtgctgcctacgcagggagtgctggcttcgcaaggagagctgccttcacaaggagtgctgcctttgcaaggagtgctgccttcgcaaggagtgctgctttcgcacggagtgcagccttcgcacatagtgctgccttcacacggagtgcttcctttgacagagtgctgttttcgcacggagtgcagccttcgcacgtagtgctgccttcgtacggagtgctgcctttgcacagagatctgcattcgcattga